In Longimicrobium sp., the genomic window CAGGGCGGCGCTCCTCCAGTGCCTTCGCTCGGGCGCGGGCTGCCCGCGCAAACGCATGAACGCGTACAGCACGGCGCCCGCAAGCAGGAATCGGACCCCCGCCATCAGGAGCGGCGGAAGGGTCTCGATGGCGAAGCGGATGGCCAGGTAGGTGCTGCCCCACAGCAGGTACACGGCGGCAAACGCCGCGATCACCTGCCCCATCGGTGCGGAAGTCCGGGACTCGTTCATGCGGACCCTCCCGCGCGGGGCGGATGGATGGCCGTGGTCTCCTTCACCGTGTCCATCACGATGGTGGAGCGGGTGGAGCGGATGGTGTCGATGGCGCCGAACCGCTCGCGGAGCAGCTCGCCCAGCTCGCGCGTTCCCGCCACGCGAAGCTTGGTGAGAAAGCAGTCCTCGCCCGCCACGTGGTGCACCTCCAGCACCTCGGGAATCTGCGCCAGCCGCTCGGCGGTGGTGATGGCGCCGGCGCGCTCGTCGGCCCGCACGAACACGTACGCCGTCAGCTTCAGCCCCAGCGCCTCGGGGTTGATGCGGGCCGTGTATCCCTCGATCACCCCGCGCTCCTCCAGCTTGCGGATGCGCTCCAGGATGGCGGAGGGCGCCATTCCCACCTGCCGGGCGATCTCGGCGTTGGCGATGCGGGCGTTGTCCTGGAGTATCGCCAGGATCTGCCGGTCGATGTCGTCTATCATTCTTGCATTCTCCTTCTGCACTGACGATACTTCCGCCAGAGTAGTCCGTCAACCACTGGTCGTTCAGCAGAGTACGTGCCGCACCGAACGATCAGATTGGGTCGACAGGGAGAGGACGGGCGGTTGGCGCCGGCTTCGGGCGCGGGCTATGTTGGCGCCGCCGGGACGCCTGGAAACCATCAAATCACGAGACCGATGAAAGACGAGATGAACATGGCGGGGCTTGGGCTGGGCACCATCGCCATCCACGCCGGCCAGCGGCCCGACCCCACCACCGGCGCCATCATGATGCCGGTGTACCAGACGTCCACGTACGTGCAGCCCGAGCTGGGGCGCCACCTGGGATACGAGTACGCGCGCACCCACAACCCCACGCGCGAGGCGTACGAGCGCAACGTGGCCGCGCTGGAAAACGGAACGCACGGGATCGCCTTCTCGTCCGGTCTGGCCGCGACGGACACGATGATGAAGCTGCTGAGCGCGGGCGACCACGTGGTCTGCGGCGAGGGGGTGTACGGCGGCACCTACCGGCTGTTCAACCAGGTGATCTCGCGGCTGGGCATCGAGTTCAGCTTCGTCGACAGCAGCGACCCGGCGGCGCTCCGCGCGGCGGTGAAGCCAAACACGCGGCTGATCCACCTGGAGACGCCGACGAATCCCATGATGCGGCTGAGCGACATCGCCGAGGCGGCGGAGATCGCGAAGGCCGCGGGAGCGCTGCTGAGCGTCGACAACACCTTCGCCTCGCCCTACAACCAGCGCCCGCTGGAGCTGGGCGCCGACATCGTGCTGCACTCGGTGACCAAGTACGTCAACGGGCACAGCGACATGGTGGGCGGCATCATCGTGGTGCGCGACGACGAGCTGCACGAGCGCCTTCGCTTCCTGCAGAACGCGGCGGGCGCGGTGCCCGGCCCGTGGGATTGCTGGCTGGCGCTGCGCGGCACCAAGACGCTTCACCTGCGCATGGCCGCCCACAACGCGAACGGGCAGCAGATCGCGGAGTGGCTGGATGCGCATGACAAGGTGCAGCAGGTGTACTACCCCGGCCTTCCCGCGCACCCGCAGCACGAGCTCGCGCGGCGGCAGATGCGCGGGTTCACGGGAATGATCAGCATAGAGATGGGCTCGCTGGAGCGCGCGGCGGCGTTCGTGAACGGCGTCCGCATCTTTGCGCTGGCCGAGTCGCTGGGCGGGGTGGAAAGCCTGATCGGCCATCCGGCGATGATGACGCACGCCTCCATCCCCCGCGACCGCCGCTACGCCATGGGCCTCACGGACGGGCTGGTGCGGCTGTCCTGCGGCGTGGAAGACGTCCAGGACCTGATCGCCGACCTGGAGCAGGCGCTCGCCGCGGTGTGATGGAGGGCCGGGGCCACTCGCTGGAGTGGCCCCGGCCTGCACGGGCGAATGAATTCGCTGCAACA contains:
- a CDS encoding Lrp/AsnC family transcriptional regulator — protein: MIDDIDRQILAILQDNARIANAEIARQVGMAPSAILERIRKLEERGVIEGYTARINPEALGLKLTAYVFVRADERAGAITTAERLAQIPEVLEVHHVAGEDCFLTKLRVAGTRELGELLRERFGAIDTIRSTRSTIVMDTVKETTAIHPPRAGGSA
- a CDS encoding cystathionine gamma-synthase, with the protein product MKDEMNMAGLGLGTIAIHAGQRPDPTTGAIMMPVYQTSTYVQPELGRHLGYEYARTHNPTREAYERNVAALENGTHGIAFSSGLAATDTMMKLLSAGDHVVCGEGVYGGTYRLFNQVISRLGIEFSFVDSSDPAALRAAVKPNTRLIHLETPTNPMMRLSDIAEAAEIAKAAGALLSVDNTFASPYNQRPLELGADIVLHSVTKYVNGHSDMVGGIIVVRDDELHERLRFLQNAAGAVPGPWDCWLALRGTKTLHLRMAAHNANGQQIAEWLDAHDKVQQVYYPGLPAHPQHELARRQMRGFTGMISIEMGSLERAAAFVNGVRIFALAESLGGVESLIGHPAMMTHASIPRDRRYAMGLTDGLVRLSCGVEDVQDLIADLEQALAAV